Proteins encoded together in one Deinococcus irradiatisoli window:
- a CDS encoding Cof-type HAD-IIB family hydrolase, with protein MTAASRFRLVASDLDGTLLTSRQDVSARSRAALAAVQAAGGVVVLITGRPSRMVLPLAADLGLAGHVICSNGAAIHRLPGGEAEELRTLSPDTLRRAVPQLRRACPDLGLALEWGEDMQAETAYRAAPDSVADVLDVLDAGYPVLKVMARSTRRSPPALAELINAECGDDLHASLSGAPFAEIAARGVNKSAALARLCAALNVAPDEVIAFGDAPNDLPLLSWAGRGVAVANAVDEVKALADEVTLGHDEDGVAAVLERLLAGGLIGGSGG; from the coding sequence ATGACCGCTGCTTCGCGGTTTCGGCTGGTCGCCAGCGACCTCGACGGCACCCTGCTGACCTCGCGCCAGGACGTCAGCGCCCGCAGCCGGGCGGCCCTGGCGGCGGTGCAGGCGGCGGGCGGGGTGGTGGTGCTGATCACCGGGCGGCCCTCGCGGATGGTGTTGCCGCTGGCCGCCGATCTCGGGCTCGCCGGGCACGTCATTTGCAGCAACGGAGCGGCCATCCACCGCTTGCCCGGCGGCGAAGCCGAGGAGTTGCGGACCTTGTCGCCCGACACGCTGCGCCGCGCCGTGCCGCAGCTGCGCCGGGCCTGCCCCGACCTCGGGTTGGCGCTGGAGTGGGGCGAAGACATGCAGGCCGAGACCGCCTACCGCGCCGCGCCCGACAGCGTCGCCGACGTACTGGACGTGCTGGACGCCGGGTATCCGGTGCTGAAGGTGATGGCCCGCTCGACGCGGCGCTCGCCCCCGGCCCTCGCCGAGCTGATCAATGCCGAGTGCGGCGACGACCTGCACGCCTCGCTCAGCGGCGCGCCGTTCGCCGAGATCGCGGCCAGGGGCGTCAACAAGAGCGCGGCGCTCGCCCGGCTGTGCGCGGCCCTGAACGTCGCGCCGGACGAGGTGATCGCCTTCGGGGACGCGCCCAACGACCTGCCGCTGCTCTCGTGGGCCGGGCGCGGCGTGGCGGTCGCCAACGCGGTGGACGAGGTCAAGGCGCTGGCCGACGAGGTGACGCTCGGCCACGACGAGGACGGCGTGGCGGCGGTGCTGGAACGGCTGCTGGCCGGCGGCCTTATCGGCGGGTCAGGCGGCTGA
- the rsmA gene encoding 16S rRNA (adenine(1518)-N(6)/adenine(1519)-N(6))-dimethyltransferase RsmA — translation MTPPDPASEQLPSAPLYSPRTVRDLLTRYDLRPTKSLGQNFLIDGNTLRLIAEVGGAQPGVNVLEVGPGLGVLSRELARRGAQVTALEKDERLRPVLAETLEGSGVQVVWGDALDFDYRQLPPGTRVIANLPYYISTALLTRFMQAPGIVSATVLVQREVAQRLGARPGEDGYGYLSALVALYGSARVVRDVAKGAFFPAPDVTSSIVKLEFSGEQPDPAFVRFLEAALQHRRKTLRNNLRMAGYPAERVDAAIAAAQEGENVRAEDVALSRMAQIFAALPPATPTERGR, via the coding sequence ATGACCCCACCTGATCCTGCCTCCGAACAGCTGCCAAGTGCGCCGCTCTACTCGCCGCGCACCGTGCGCGACCTGCTGACGCGCTACGACCTGCGTCCCACCAAGAGCCTGGGCCAGAATTTCCTGATCGACGGCAACACCCTGCGCCTGATCGCCGAGGTGGGCGGGGCGCAGCCGGGCGTGAACGTGCTGGAAGTCGGGCCGGGCCTGGGGGTGCTCAGCCGCGAACTGGCCCGCCGGGGCGCCCAGGTCACGGCGCTGGAAAAAGACGAGCGGCTGCGCCCGGTGCTGGCCGAAACACTGGAGGGCAGCGGTGTGCAGGTCGTCTGGGGCGACGCGCTGGACTTCGATTACCGCCAGCTTCCGCCCGGCACGCGGGTGATCGCCAATTTGCCGTACTACATCTCCACCGCGCTGCTCACCCGCTTCATGCAGGCGCCGGGCATCGTCTCGGCCACCGTGCTGGTGCAGCGCGAGGTGGCGCAGCGCCTGGGTGCCAGACCCGGCGAGGACGGCTACGGCTACCTCTCGGCGCTGGTGGCCCTCTACGGCAGCGCCAGGGTCGTGCGCGACGTCGCCAAGGGCGCCTTTTTCCCGGCCCCCGACGTGACCAGCAGCATCGTCAAGCTGGAGTTCAGCGGCGAGCAACCGGACCCGGCCTTCGTGCGTTTTCTGGAAGCGGCGCTGCAACACCGCCGCAAGACGCTGCGCAACAACCTGCGGATGGCCGGCTACCCCGCCGAGCGCGTCGACGCGGCCATCGCCGCAGCCCAGGAAGGCGAGAACGTGCGGGCCGAGGACGTGGCGCTCTCGCGGATGGCCCAGATTTTTGCGGCCCTGCCCCCGGCGACCCCGACCGAGCGCGGCCGCTGA
- a CDS encoding carbohydrate kinase family protein — protein MKFYVIGDVTVDHLYHLDHLPAPGEEVAPSRATMQPGGAGGTISVTLARLGHSVILAARVGQDPFADFALSSVRSSGVSEAAVQRDAQALTSTITVMQTPDGKRAMISYGAANRELDPSKLKKKDIDSANALIVSAYSLIGGPQRDFALKAMGLAQKAGVPVFLDLGTGAVNAVGMGLLDSAVGADYLLLNQHELLALTGTHSISAALATLGARGTRRVVVKVGAMGSIVWTPDETELVDAVRVGEEVVDTTGAGDTFVAAFAHAALGGRSLAEAAQLGNAAGVLSATSLGAQARSISASDLEALLD, from the coding sequence GTGAAGTTTTACGTCATCGGGGATGTTACGGTAGACCACCTCTACCACCTGGACCACCTGCCGGCTCCCGGCGAGGAAGTGGCGCCGAGCCGGGCGACCATGCAGCCGGGCGGCGCGGGCGGCACCATCAGCGTGACCCTGGCCCGCCTGGGCCACAGCGTCATTCTGGCCGCGCGGGTGGGCCAGGACCCCTTTGCCGACTTCGCCCTGTCGAGCGTCCGCAGCAGCGGCGTGTCGGAAGCGGCGGTGCAGCGCGACGCTCAGGCGCTGACCAGCACCATCACGGTGATGCAGACGCCTGACGGCAAGCGGGCCATGATCAGTTACGGCGCGGCCAACCGCGAACTCGATCCCAGCAAGCTGAAGAAAAAAGACATCGACAGTGCCAACGCCCTGATCGTCTCGGCCTACAGCCTGATCGGCGGGCCGCAGCGCGACTTCGCACTTAAGGCGATGGGACTGGCCCAGAAAGCCGGGGTGCCGGTGTTTCTCGACCTTGGCACCGGAGCGGTCAATGCAGTGGGCATGGGCCTGCTCGACAGCGCGGTGGGGGCCGATTATCTGCTGCTCAACCAGCACGAACTGCTGGCCCTGACCGGCACCCACAGCATCAGCGCGGCGCTGGCGACCCTGGGGGCGCGCGGCACCCGCCGGGTGGTGGTCAAGGTGGGCGCCATGGGCAGCATCGTCTGGACGCCCGACGAAACCGAACTGGTCGACGCCGTGCGGGTCGGCGAGGAAGTGGTGGACACCACCGGGGCGGGCGACACCTTCGTGGCCGCCTTCGCCCACGCGGCCCTGGGCGGGCGCTCGCTGGCCGAAGCGGCCCAGCTCGGCAACGCGGCGGGCGTGCTCAGCGCCACCAGCTTGGGCGCCCAGGCCCGCAGCATCAGCGCCAGCGACCTCGAAGCCCTGCTCGACTGA
- a CDS encoding class I SAM-dependent RNA methyltransferase, which yields MLTLEIEKIVAGGLGLARHEGGVVLVRGALGGERIEAEVQEARGVRQGVVLRVLRASPDRVSPPELPTADLAHASYPAQLQIKRALVEEALSRIAKLDHPVASTVASPREWHYRNGAQYLVTPQGLAYRERRGQGAWLLGAGEQPDPLVMDAMQQLLTRIDARQLDPAQEIAFRGSRQSGEVVATLIGAGEPRRYLRAADHLLDAGAVGVTLAQPAGRRFSAGVQLITGEREVLEQLGDVQVSLSASGFAQVNPEAAGLAYRLAAELSGRGQLAVDLYGGSGAIGRHLSPHFGKVVVLDTAGEALRRGQSDVRLGGETNVTYRRADAAEMPDADVIVVDPPRAGLSAEARDAVDSNTARTLVYVSCDPATWARDVGDLVRRGWQLGEVVPHDFYPQTSHVEVVSRLTRR from the coding sequence ATGCTGACCCTGGAGATCGAGAAGATCGTGGCCGGCGGCCTAGGGCTGGCCCGCCACGAGGGCGGGGTGGTGCTGGTGCGCGGCGCGCTGGGCGGCGAACGCATCGAGGCCGAGGTGCAGGAAGCGCGCGGCGTGCGCCAGGGCGTGGTGCTGAGGGTGCTGCGGGCCAGCCCCGACCGGGTCAGCCCGCCGGAGTTGCCCACCGCCGATCTGGCGCACGCCAGTTACCCGGCGCAATTGCAGATCAAGCGGGCGCTGGTGGAAGAAGCGCTGAGCCGCATCGCCAAGCTGGATCACCCGGTGGCGTCCACGGTGGCCAGCCCGCGCGAGTGGCACTACCGCAACGGCGCCCAGTACCTGGTGACGCCGCAGGGCCTGGCCTACCGCGAGCGGCGCGGGCAGGGCGCCTGGCTGCTCGGCGCGGGCGAGCAGCCCGACCCGCTGGTGATGGACGCCATGCAGCAGCTTCTTACCCGCATCGACGCCCGGCAGCTCGACCCGGCGCAGGAAATCGCCTTCCGGGGCAGCCGCCAGAGCGGCGAGGTGGTGGCGACCCTGATCGGGGCCGGCGAGCCGCGCCGGTACCTGCGGGCCGCCGACCACCTGCTCGATGCGGGCGCGGTCGGCGTGACGCTGGCGCAGCCGGCCGGGCGGCGCTTCTCGGCGGGCGTGCAGCTGATCACCGGCGAGCGGGAAGTGCTCGAACAGCTCGGGGACGTGCAGGTGAGCTTGTCGGCCAGCGGCTTCGCGCAGGTCAACCCGGAAGCGGCGGGCCTGGCCTACCGGTTGGCCGCCGAACTGTCGGGGCGGGGGCAGCTGGCGGTGGACCTCTACGGCGGCAGCGGCGCCATCGGCCGTCACCTTTCTCCGCACTTCGGCAAGGTGGTGGTGCTCGACACCGCCGGTGAAGCGCTGCGGCGCGGCCAGAGCGACGTGCGCCTGGGCGGCGAGACGAATGTGACCTACCGCCGCGCCGACGCCGCCGAGATGCCCGACGCCGACGTGATCGTGGTGGACCCGCCGCGCGCGGGCCTGAGCGCCGAGGCCAGAGACGCCGTCGACAGCAACACGGCCCGCACGCTGGTGTACGTCTCGTGCGACCCGGCCACCTGGGCGCGGGACGTGGGCGATCTGGTGCGCCGGGGCTGGCAGCTCGGCGAGGTCGTGCCGCACGACTTCTACCCGCAGACCAGCCACGTGGAAGTGGTCAGCCGCCTGACCCGCCGATAA
- a CDS encoding NAD(P)H-hydrate dehydratase: MSEPVLLAGGVRATDARLERAGLLDVTMETAGRAVADSVKQHFPTGRVLLLAGSGANGGDALVAARHLLALGRDVQMLALPTKHPLTKLNRRRLSACGLKVEPLSPATLRRALNAADVVVDGLLGTGFTPPLRPALGELIGLLSASAVPVLSIDLPSGLVADSAEVPETVVQARRTVTLGGWKPALLYGPAAQAAGVVEVVGLRVPHDWIDREALARRLSDAEVASKLPVRFADAHKGTAGRVWIVGGAPGTLGAPALAGLGALRAGAGLVTIYSGAEVPLITPELMAHQMNVLNLGDKARPDAVAVGMGLGQQAEAAARMVLGWNIPAVVDADALQANLAGVGHAQVIWTPHPGEAARLLGVQTGEITRDPLAAARRLQDTFGGVVVLKGGPSTVATSKQLYVTRGGHPGMAAAGMGDTLSGVLAALLGQGLSAEDAALTGVRLHAKAGELAAERHGYGLMATDVSNELGAAWLALRGTLES, from the coding sequence ATGAGCGAGCCGGTGCTGCTGGCTGGCGGCGTGCGGGCCACCGACGCCCGGCTGGAGAGGGCCGGGTTGCTCGACGTGACGATGGAAACCGCCGGGCGGGCAGTGGCCGACAGTGTGAAGCAGCACTTTCCCACTGGACGGGTGCTGCTGCTGGCTGGCAGCGGGGCCAACGGCGGCGACGCGCTGGTGGCGGCCCGACATCTGCTGGCGCTAGGGCGCGACGTTCAGATGCTGGCGCTGCCTACCAAGCACCCGTTGACAAAGCTCAATCGGCGGCGGCTCTCGGCCTGCGGACTCAAGGTGGAGCCGCTCTCCCCCGCCACGCTGCGCCGCGCCCTGAACGCTGCAGACGTGGTGGTGGACGGGCTGCTCGGCACTGGGTTCACGCCACCGCTGCGCCCGGCGCTGGGCGAGCTTATCGGGCTGCTGAGTGCCAGCGCCGTGCCGGTGCTCAGCATCGACTTGCCCTCGGGATTGGTGGCGGACAGCGCCGAAGTACCCGAGACGGTCGTGCAGGCCCGCCGCACCGTGACGCTCGGCGGCTGGAAACCCGCCCTGCTCTACGGCCCCGCCGCGCAAGCCGCCGGGGTGGTCGAGGTGGTGGGGCTGAGGGTGCCGCACGACTGGATAGACCGGGAAGCGCTGGCCCGGCGCCTGAGCGACGCAGAGGTGGCCAGCAAATTGCCGGTGCGTTTCGCCGACGCCCACAAGGGCACCGCCGGTCGCGTCTGGATCGTGGGCGGGGCGCCGGGCACCCTGGGCGCGCCCGCACTGGCCGGGCTGGGGGCACTGCGGGCCGGGGCCGGACTGGTGACGATTTACAGTGGGGCCGAGGTGCCGCTGATCACGCCGGAACTGATGGCCCACCAGATGAACGTGCTGAACCTCGGTGACAAAGCCAGGCCCGACGCGGTGGCTGTCGGCATGGGGCTGGGCCAGCAGGCCGAGGCCGCCGCGCGGATGGTGCTGGGCTGGAACATTCCGGCGGTGGTGGACGCCGACGCCCTGCAAGCGAATCTGGCCGGCGTGGGCCACGCACAGGTGATCTGGACGCCGCACCCCGGCGAAGCGGCCCGGCTGCTGGGCGTCCAGACCGGTGAGATCACCCGCGATCCGCTGGCGGCCGCCCGGCGGTTGCAGGACACCTTCGGCGGCGTGGTGGTGCTCAAGGGCGGGCCGTCCACCGTCGCGACTTCAAAGCAGCTCTACGTCACGCGCGGCGGGCACCCCGGCATGGCGGCGGCGGGCATGGGCGACACGCTCAGCGGCGTGCTGGCCGCGCTGCTGGGCCAGGGATTGAGCGCCGAGGACGCCGCGCTGACCGGGGTCAGGCTGCACGCCAAAGCGGGCGAACTGGCCGCCGAGCGCCACGGCTACGGACTGATGGCCACCGACGTGTCCAACGAACTGGGCGCGGCCTGGCTGGCGCTTCGAGGCACACTCGAAAGCTAA
- a CDS encoding tetratricopeptide repeat protein: MTESKAPLSLNKAGQGDTPPTAPHLEGLNLDWAGYLAAGEYRRALAAARLTQPPLPTPLISGLESLHDLQEHVRAHKYAQARRSLTRLQEDLGESGEGLSLLRRAASLPELGAALGSLEAAESARHVEPAELQAALAPALDVPLTRAEALNVLGVLHAIHEENAEARATFEQAVAADPGHYRAISNIGNLELQAGNFKEAEAAQRRAIALSPDFAGAHHNLGVALRRQGRLNDSVKSIRKGQRLALRRMREDAPRLSLGGARGGQSPKWLNPSTLRIIGLIVAVVVFYLFLKGR, from the coding sequence ATGACCGAGAGCAAGGCCCCCCTGAGCCTGAACAAAGCGGGGCAGGGCGACACGCCCCCCACCGCTCCGCACCTGGAAGGACTCAACCTCGACTGGGCCGGGTACCTGGCGGCCGGCGAGTACCGCCGCGCGTTGGCTGCCGCCCGCCTGACCCAGCCGCCGCTGCCCACCCCGCTGATCAGCGGCCTGGAATCGCTGCACGACCTCCAGGAACACGTCCGGGCCCACAAGTACGCCCAGGCCCGGCGCTCCCTGACCCGCTTGCAAGAAGACCTGGGCGAAAGCGGCGAGGGTCTGAGCCTGCTGCGCCGGGCCGCCTCGCTGCCGGAACTCGGCGCGGCGCTGGGCAGCCTGGAAGCGGCGGAAAGCGCCCGTCACGTCGAGCCGGCCGAGTTGCAGGCGGCCCTGGCCCCGGCGCTGGACGTGCCGCTGACCCGCGCCGAAGCCCTCAACGTGCTGGGCGTGCTACACGCCATTCACGAGGAAAACGCCGAGGCGCGCGCCACCTTCGAGCAGGCGGTGGCGGCCGATCCGGGGCATTACCGGGCCATCAGCAACATCGGCAACCTGGAATTGCAGGCCGGAAACTTCAAGGAAGCCGAGGCCGCCCAGCGCCGGGCCATCGCGCTGAGCCCCGACTTCGCCGGCGCACACCACAACTTGGGCGTGGCGCTGCGGCGGCAGGGACGCCTCAACGACTCGGTGAAATCGATCCGTAAGGGTCAGCGCCTGGCGCTGCGCCGGATGCGCGAGGACGCGCCGCGCCTGAGCCTGGGGGGTGCCCGGGGCGGCCAATCTCCCAAATGGCTCAACCCCAGTACCCTGCGAATCATCGGGCTGATCGTGGCGGTGGTGGTGTTCTACCTGTTCCTCAAGGGGCGCTGA
- a CDS encoding 4'-phosphopantetheinyl transferase superfamily protein yields the protein MIIAIGHDLVEVERIRGLLEREPHRLGKLFTDSELAYCRALADPVPSFAARFAAKEAFQKVWPRPHGWRDVWVERARTPGGPFPYAPPLLGFAPKIAEEMRAQGWTAHLTLTHTRQHASAVVVLEARP from the coding sequence GTGATTATCGCCATAGGGCACGATCTGGTGGAAGTCGAGCGCATTCGCGGCCTGCTGGAACGTGAGCCTCACCGTCTCGGCAAGCTGTTTACCGACAGTGAACTGGCTTACTGCCGGGCACTGGCCGATCCGGTGCCGAGCTTCGCGGCCCGCTTCGCCGCCAAGGAAGCCTTTCAGAAAGTCTGGCCGCGCCCGCACGGCTGGCGCGACGTGTGGGTCGAGCGCGCCCGCACCCCTGGCGGCCCCTTTCCCTACGCGCCGCCGCTGCTGGGGTTCGCTCCGAAGATCGCCGAGGAGATGCGCGCCCAGGGCTGGACCGCCCACCTGACCCTGACCCACACCCGCCAGCACGCCTCGGCGGTGGTGGTGCTGGAGGCGCGGCCATGA
- the hrpB gene encoding ATP-dependent helicase HrpB, translating to MSLPVLELLPQLKAALAAHPLTLLQAPPGAGKSTGLPLELLHEPWLAGQRLLLLQPRRVAARAVAARLAASLGEKVGQTVGLRVRFETNVSAATRLEVVTEGILTRRLQHDPELLGPQWGAVGLVIFDEFHERSLNADLSLALVREVQGALRGDLRVLIMSATLDPSLPERLGGGVPIIESRGRSFPVEVRYLAADPADPSAAVTGAVLRALDEESGDVLAFLPGVAEIRRSLAALRGWRPDVAVLPLYGDLPIAEQNRAIAPDPLRRKVVLATSIAETSLTIDGVRVVVDSGLTRTQQFDPGSGLSRLVTVRVTRDSADQRAGRAGRTAPGVAYRLWSERTQPLLTAARAPEILGADLAPLVLEVAGWGAQVPDLPWLDAPPAMRVTAAQTLLSDLEALREGQITTQGRALLDLPTHPRLAHLLSGGAQLGLGALAADVAALLEERDPLPRGSGSDLTRRVSALRAHRAGQRIEGDAAVLDRAERLSQQWRRLLRLPADDRAPAPEQVGQLLFLAYPERAGQLRAGSTDRYLLAGGQGARLPEADDLASEPYLVAAHLDAGSGEGRIYLAAPLDPAVLEAQAEVSDTVAWDSRSGSLTAARERRYGRLLLGSQPLTRVPEALRLEAVRAAVQREGLESLAWTDEARQWQARVLSLRCWRGEEWPDVSDAALLSRLDDWLTPHLGGVRRREDLGRIHLLPALQSLLPWPLPRQLDELAPTHLGVPSGHSVKLTYRPDGEAPILAVKLQELFGLADTPSVNAGRTPVLLHLLSPARRPVQITQDLRSFWNGGYFEVRKDLRGQYPKHPWPDDPWSAVPTRATKKRMER from the coding sequence GTGAGCCTGCCGGTACTGGAACTTCTGCCGCAGCTCAAGGCGGCGCTTGCCGCCCACCCCCTGACCCTGCTGCAAGCCCCGCCCGGCGCCGGCAAGAGCACCGGCCTGCCGCTGGAACTGCTTCACGAGCCGTGGCTGGCGGGCCAGCGCCTGCTGCTGCTGCAACCCCGCCGGGTGGCGGCGCGGGCGGTGGCAGCGCGGCTGGCCGCCAGTCTGGGCGAGAAGGTGGGGCAGACCGTGGGCCTGCGGGTGCGCTTCGAGACCAACGTCTCGGCCGCCACCCGCCTGGAGGTCGTCACCGAGGGCATCCTGACCCGCCGTCTGCAGCACGACCCGGAACTGCTGGGTCCGCAGTGGGGCGCGGTGGGGCTGGTGATCTTCGACGAGTTCCACGAGCGCAGCCTCAACGCCGACCTCAGCCTGGCGCTGGTGCGCGAGGTGCAGGGGGCGCTGCGCGGCGACCTCCGGGTGCTGATCATGTCGGCCACCCTGGACCCTTCGCTGCCGGAGCGTCTGGGCGGCGGGGTGCCGATCATCGAGAGCCGGGGCCGCAGCTTTCCGGTGGAGGTGCGCTACCTCGCCGCCGATCCGGCCGACCCCTCGGCGGCGGTGACCGGCGCGGTGCTGCGGGCGCTGGACGAGGAGAGCGGCGACGTGCTGGCCTTCCTGCCGGGCGTGGCCGAGATTCGCCGCAGCCTCGCGGCCCTGCGCGGGTGGCGCCCGGATGTGGCGGTGCTGCCGCTCTACGGCGACCTGCCGATCGCGGAGCAAAACCGCGCCATCGCGCCGGACCCGCTTCGGCGCAAGGTGGTGCTGGCGACCAGCATCGCCGAGACCAGCCTCACCATCGACGGCGTGCGGGTGGTCGTCGACAGCGGCCTGACCCGCACCCAGCAGTTCGACCCCGGCAGCGGGCTGAGCCGGCTGGTCACGGTGCGCGTCACCCGCGACAGCGCCGACCAGCGGGCCGGCCGGGCCGGGCGCACCGCGCCGGGGGTGGCCTACCGCCTCTGGAGCGAGCGCACCCAGCCGCTGCTCACGGCGGCCCGGGCGCCGGAAATCCTGGGCGCCGACCTGGCCCCGCTGGTGCTGGAGGTGGCCGGCTGGGGCGCGCAGGTGCCGGACCTGCCCTGGCTCGACGCGCCGCCGGCCATGCGGGTCACGGCCGCCCAGACGCTGCTCTCGGACCTCGAAGCGCTGCGGGAGGGCCAGATCACCACCCAGGGGCGCGCCCTGCTCGATTTGCCGACGCACCCGCGCCTGGCCCACCTGCTCTCCGGCGGCGCACAGCTGGGCCTCGGTGCGCTGGCCGCCGATGTCGCCGCCCTGCTCGAGGAGCGCGACCCGCTGCCACGCGGGTCGGGCAGCGACCTGACCCGCCGGGTCTCGGCGCTGCGGGCCCACCGGGCCGGGCAGCGCATCGAGGGCGACGCGGCGGTGCTGGACCGTGCTGAGCGCCTCAGCCAGCAGTGGCGGCGGCTCCTGCGCCTTCCGGCCGACGATCGGGCGCCCGCGCCGGAGCAGGTCGGGCAGCTGCTGTTTCTGGCGTATCCCGAACGGGCCGGGCAGCTCCGTGCCGGCAGCACCGACCGCTACCTGCTGGCCGGGGGACAGGGCGCCCGCCTGCCGGAGGCCGACGATCTGGCGAGCGAGCCGTATCTGGTGGCGGCCCACCTCGACGCGGGCAGCGGTGAGGGCCGCATTTATCTGGCTGCGCCGCTCGACCCGGCGGTGCTGGAAGCGCAGGCCGAGGTGAGCGACACGGTGGCCTGGGACAGCCGCAGCGGCAGCCTCACGGCGGCCCGTGAGCGCCGCTACGGGCGCCTGTTGCTCGGCAGCCAGCCGCTGACGCGGGTGCCGGAAGCGCTGCGCCTCGAAGCGGTGCGTGCGGCGGTGCAGCGCGAGGGCCTGGAGTCGCTCGCCTGGACCGACGAGGCCCGGCAGTGGCAGGCGCGGGTGCTCAGCCTGCGCTGCTGGCGCGGCGAGGAGTGGCCGGACGTCTCCGACGCGGCCCTGCTTTCGCGCCTCGACGACTGGCTCACGCCCCACCTGGGAGGGGTGCGCCGGCGCGAGGACCTGGGCCGGATTCACCTGCTGCCCGCACTTCAATCGCTGCTGCCCTGGCCGCTGCCGCGCCAGCTCGACGAACTGGCGCCCACCCACCTCGGCGTGCCCAGCGGTCACTCGGTCAAGCTGACGTACCGGCCGGACGGCGAAGCGCCGATCCTGGCGGTGAAGTTGCAGGAACTCTTCGGGCTGGCCGACACGCCCAGCGTCAACGCGGGCCGCACCCCGGTGCTGCTGCACCTGCTTTCGCCGGCCCGCCGCCCGGTGCAGATCACCCAGGACCTGCGCTCGTTCTGGAACGGGGGCTACTTCGAGGTCCGCAAGGATTTGCGCGGCCAGTATCCCAAGCACCCCTGGCCCGACGATCCCTGGAGCGCCGTGCCGACGCGGGCGACGAAGAAGCGAATGGAGCGTTAG
- a CDS encoding aminoglycoside adenylyltransferase domain-containing protein, whose amino-acid sequence MLDTEAAELLRALLAGQREMLGERLVGLYLRGSLVAGDFDPLTSDVDALCIVDTAVTDAEFGRLVALHQRLADLPNRFATDLELAYLSREAARRWRPGEAHPTLSRGSGSLTYQVHGENWVLERWTILNAGESRLYGPAPQELFDPVTFAQLRAAVLHRLRDWQAFALTPQDPAWGHRGHAAYVIETMCRALQTLATWQLGSKRAALRWAQVNLPEPWRDLSVRAPQWKSDAAHDPALNRTVQAFVLWTAKRAESLPASLP is encoded by the coding sequence ATGCTGGACACGGAAGCGGCCGAACTGCTGCGGGCACTGCTCGCCGGGCAGCGGGAAATGCTGGGCGAGCGGCTGGTCGGGCTGTACCTGCGCGGCTCGCTGGTGGCCGGCGATTTCGATCCGCTCACCAGCGACGTGGACGCCCTGTGCATCGTGGACACGGCCGTGACCGACGCGGAGTTTGGGCGCCTGGTGGCCCTGCATCAACGCCTCGCCGACCTTCCCAACCGCTTCGCCACCGACCTCGAACTCGCTTACCTCTCGCGAGAAGCGGCGCGGCGCTGGCGGCCCGGTGAGGCACATCCCACCCTCTCTCGCGGCTCCGGTTCACTGACGTATCAGGTCCACGGCGAGAACTGGGTGCTGGAGCGCTGGACCATCCTGAACGCCGGGGAGAGCCGCCTGTATGGCCCCGCGCCGCAGGAACTCTTCGACCCGGTGACTTTTGCGCAGCTGCGGGCGGCCGTCCTCCACCGCCTGCGAGACTGGCAGGCGTTCGCCCTCACCCCTCAGGACCCGGCCTGGGGCCACCGGGGACACGCCGCCTACGTGATCGAGACGATGTGCCGCGCCCTCCAGACCCTGGCGACCTGGCAGCTCGGCAGCAAACGCGCCGCCCTGCGCTGGGCACAGGTCAACTTACCTGAACCCTGGCGCGACCTGAGTGTCCGGGCGCCGCAGTGGAAAAGCGACGCCGCCCACGACCCGGCGCTCAACCGCACGGTGCAGGCGTTCGTGCTGTGGACAGCGAAGCGGGCGGAGAGCTTGCCCGCCTCCCTGCCCTGA